The proteins below come from a single Anderseniella sp. Alg231-50 genomic window:
- a CDS encoding glycosyltransferase family 25 protein, with translation MIGYVITIFGLPHSENGAARCIETGHRHGITGKAFAAVNKFKAEKLMHDMGLFPNPDTYSRIADDPIGDRATQQKGQWHLTRPELGCALSHYLVWCKAARASEPTLVLEHDAILVGPVPEIPEGALAVNYQVADAPGTAGYLLTPAGANLAVAQTRRKGVQPSDELLWRSALRGLPVHHEQRPVIAIEDYGVSTIQWTRSDPEHAHINKRDPWEDFEEPPAD, from the coding sequence ATGATCGGTTATGTCATTACCATATTCGGCCTGCCTCATTCGGAAAACGGGGCGGCCAGGTGTATTGAAACCGGACACCGCCACGGGATCACTGGCAAGGCGTTTGCGGCCGTCAACAAATTCAAGGCGGAAAAGCTCATGCATGATATGGGGCTGTTTCCAAACCCGGACACCTATTCGCGCATCGCCGACGATCCGATCGGTGACAGGGCCACGCAGCAGAAAGGCCAATGGCATCTGACCAGACCCGAACTGGGCTGTGCGCTGTCGCACTACCTGGTCTGGTGCAAGGCGGCCAGGGCAAGCGAACCGACACTGGTCCTGGAACACGACGCGATACTTGTTGGCCCGGTTCCGGAGATACCCGAAGGCGCGCTGGCGGTGAACTATCAAGTCGCAGACGCACCGGGAACAGCCGGTTACCTGCTAACCCCGGCCGGGGCCAATCTGGCCGTGGCGCAAACCCGGAGGAAGGGCGTTCAACCTTCCGACGAGCTTTTGTGGAGGTCGGCCTTGCGAGGTCTGCCTGTACACCATGAGCAACGTCCGGTCATTGCAATTGAAGACTACGGCGTCTCGACAATTCAGTGGACACGGTCCGACCCCGAGCATGCCCATATTAACAAACGGGATCCGTGGGAAGATTTTGAAGAGCCACCAGCGGATTGA
- the murA gene encoding UDP-N-acetylglucosamine 1-carboxyvinyltransferase: MDRIRIGGGNELNGEIPISGAKNAALPLMIASLLTAETLTLKNLPRLADVQLLKRILHNHGVDQRTDGKRAGQCSQAGETVHFTAADIVDTTAPYNLVSKMRASFWVLGPLLTRFHDTRVSLPGGCAIGTRPVDFYLMALRELGAELDIENGYVVAKAPGGLKGNRITFPMVSVGATHTALMAATLAKGETVIENAAREPEVIDVAECLVKMGAKIDGIGTSTLTIQGVDELHGATHEVLADRIETGTYAMAVAMTGGDVTLRGGRPDNLNSMISVLEQAGATIDVEDNGMRIRRNGNGLKPVDVETQPYPGFPTDLQAQFMALMTRAGGTSVIRETIFENRFMHVQELARLGADISLSGDTATVKGVDQLHGAEVMATDLRASVSLVIAALAAEGESMLHRVYHLDRGFETLEDKLSACGADISRISD, encoded by the coding sequence ATGGACCGGATCAGAATCGGCGGCGGCAACGAATTGAATGGCGAAATCCCGATTTCGGGTGCGAAAAACGCCGCCTTGCCCCTGATGATTGCCAGCCTTCTGACTGCTGAAACACTCACGCTCAAAAACCTGCCCCGGCTGGCCGACGTACAGTTGCTGAAGCGCATCCTGCACAATCATGGTGTTGACCAGCGCACTGACGGCAAACGGGCCGGCCAGTGCAGCCAGGCCGGTGAAACGGTGCACTTTACCGCTGCCGATATTGTCGACACCACCGCGCCCTACAATCTCGTGTCAAAGATGCGCGCCAGTTTCTGGGTTCTCGGGCCGTTGCTGACGCGCTTTCATGATACCCGCGTTTCCCTGCCAGGCGGCTGTGCCATCGGCACCCGCCCGGTGGATTTCTACCTCATGGCGCTACGCGAGCTGGGCGCCGAGCTTGACATCGAAAACGGCTATGTGGTGGCCAAGGCCCCCGGCGGCCTTAAAGGCAACAGGATCACCTTCCCGATGGTGTCTGTCGGGGCAACCCACACCGCCCTGATGGCGGCCACGCTGGCCAAAGGCGAAACAGTGATCGAAAACGCCGCCCGCGAGCCGGAGGTCATCGATGTTGCCGAATGCCTGGTCAAGATGGGTGCCAAGATCGATGGCATCGGCACTTCGACGCTGACCATACAGGGCGTCGATGAACTGCATGGCGCGACCCATGAAGTGCTGGCTGACCGGATCGAGACAGGCACCTATGCCATGGCGGTTGCCATGACCGGGGGCGATGTGACACTGCGCGGCGGGCGCCCGGACAACCTGAACAGCATGATTTCGGTGCTGGAGCAGGCAGGTGCCACGATCGACGTCGAAGACAATGGCATGCGGATCAGGCGCAACGGCAACGGCCTGAAACCTGTTGATGTGGAAACCCAGCCTTATCCCGGCTTTCCGACCGACCTGCAGGCCCAGTTCATGGCGCTGATGACACGCGCCGGCGGCACGTCAGTCATTCGCGAGACCATTTTTGAAAACCGCTTCATGCATGTTCAGGAATTGGCCCGGCTTGGAGCCGATATTTCACTCAGTGGCGATACCGCAACCGTCAAGGGCGTGGATCAGCTGCATGGGGCGGAAGTGATGGCAACCGACCTGCGCGCATCCGTATCGCTGGTGATTGCGGCCCTGGCGGCGGAAGGCGAAAGCATGCTGCACCGGGTCTACCATCTCGATCGCGGCTTCGAAACACTGGAAGACAAGCTCAGCGCGTGTGGTGCTGATATCTCGCGCATCTCCGACTAG
- a CDS encoding TrkH family potassium uptake protein, with protein sequence MAGTFKPTQSSERRFADQGIQLSRIFFVIGMMMLVLTLFMFPPAVSDLVARNDDWHVFAVSAFVTGFLGLMLVLVSRGGWSDHVTLKEGFVLTVLSWIALCLMASIPFMFLGRDASVANALFEAVSGLTATGATVLTGLDHLPPGMLLWRSILQWIGGVGIVVMALVMLPFLRVGGMQLFRTESSDRSDKFMPRVGEVISLIAVTYLTLTFACGFAYYWAGMNAFDALNHAMTTVSTAGFSTHDRSFAHFADNKAIHWIAIVFMLGSCMPLVLYVKMVRSRSLAVWNDAQVRGFVQIAGLAVFTVTLWYYVRHDEPFLDALRVVSFNVVSIISTTGYALGDYTNWGSGIMGLFFALMFLGGCTGSTTGGLKTFRLQVMMMTASGYIRQLMSPNRIVVLNFNDTRITNEIATSVLAYVTVMFISVMVFTIALSFFNLDLITALSSATATITNVGPGLGDIVGPAGSYANLDPGAKLLLTVAMLLGRLEFFTVLVVLSRSFWR encoded by the coding sequence ATGGCAGGGACTTTCAAACCGACTCAGTCTTCCGAACGCCGCTTCGCGGATCAGGGAATCCAGCTGTCGCGCATCTTTTTTGTCATCGGCATGATGATGCTGGTGCTGACGCTGTTCATGTTTCCACCTGCGGTGTCGGACCTTGTGGCTCGAAACGACGACTGGCACGTGTTCGCGGTCTCCGCTTTCGTAACCGGTTTTCTCGGCCTCATGCTGGTGCTGGTCAGCCGCGGCGGCTGGTCGGACCATGTCACCCTGAAGGAAGGCTTCGTGCTGACGGTGCTCAGCTGGATTGCCCTGTGCCTGATGGCGTCCATCCCGTTCATGTTCCTGGGCCGCGATGCCAGTGTGGCCAATGCGCTGTTTGAAGCCGTTTCCGGCCTGACGGCAACCGGCGCAACGGTGCTGACCGGTCTCGATCACCTGCCGCCCGGCATGCTGCTGTGGCGGTCCATCCTGCAGTGGATCGGCGGTGTCGGTATCGTCGTCATGGCGCTGGTCATGCTGCCGTTTCTGCGGGTTGGCGGCATGCAGTTGTTCAGAACCGAAAGTTCGGACCGCTCCGACAAGTTCATGCCGCGTGTGGGCGAGGTCATCAGCCTTATCGCGGTAACCTATCTGACACTGACATTTGCCTGCGGCTTTGCCTATTACTGGGCCGGCATGAATGCGTTTGATGCGCTCAACCACGCCATGACAACCGTGTCGACAGCGGGGTTTTCAACCCATGACCGGTCATTTGCGCATTTCGCCGACAACAAGGCCATTCACTGGATTGCCATTGTCTTCATGCTGGGTTCGTGCATGCCGCTGGTGCTGTACGTCAAGATGGTGCGGTCGAGGTCGCTGGCAGTGTGGAATGACGCCCAGGTGCGCGGTTTCGTTCAGATCGCCGGTCTTGCAGTCTTCACCGTGACCTTGTGGTATTATGTGCGTCACGACGAGCCGTTCCTCGATGCTCTCCGGGTCGTCAGCTTCAATGTCGTATCGATTATTTCGACGACCGGATATGCCTTGGGTGATTATACCAATTGGGGCAGCGGCATCATGGGGCTGTTTTTCGCCCTGATGTTCCTGGGCGGGTGCACGGGATCGACAACCGGTGGTCTGAAAACCTTCCGCCTCCAGGTCATGATGATGACGGCGTCGGGCTATATTCGCCAGCTGATGAGTCCGAACCGGATCGTGGTCCTGAACTTTAACGACACCAGGATCACCAATGAAATCGCCACCTCGGTGCTGGCCTATGTGACCGTCATGTTCATTTCGGTCATGGTGTTCACCATTGCCCTGTCGTTTTTCAACCTTGACCTGATTACCGCCCTGTCCAGTGCGACGGCCACGATCACCAATGTTGGCCCCGGCCTGGGTGATATTGTGGGGCCTGCCGGCAGTTATGCCAACCTGGATCCCGGCGCCAAGCTGCTGCTGACGGTGGCCATGCTGCTCGGACGGCTGGAGTTTTTCACCGTGCTTGTGGTCCTGTCACGCTCGTTCTGGCGTTGA
- a CDS encoding Maf family nucleotide pyrophosphatase, producing MSITDAKLVLASASPRRLSLIEQVGIYPDLLNPVDIDETRRKRESPRALSLRLAREKAQAARAAPLVRNLGENVFVLAADTVVSVGRRVIDKPQSTDEARDALRLLSGRSHRVFTTIAVVSPDGRERSRVVDTKVRFKRLMRADMDAYLMSDEWRGKAGGYAIQGKASAFVRWMSGSYTCVVGLPLHETVQMLQAGGYPVYGKWVTET from the coding sequence ATGTCGATTACCGATGCAAAGCTGGTACTGGCCAGCGCCTCGCCGCGCAGGCTGTCATTGATTGAACAGGTGGGCATTTATCCGGACCTGCTCAATCCGGTGGATATTGACGAGACGCGGCGCAAACGTGAATCTCCCAGGGCGCTGTCGCTGCGGCTGGCGCGCGAGAAGGCACAAGCTGCCCGTGCTGCGCCGCTGGTGCGCAATCTCGGCGAGAACGTCTTCGTCCTGGCGGCCGATACGGTGGTCAGCGTTGGCCGGCGGGTGATTGACAAACCGCAGTCCACGGACGAGGCGCGTGATGCGCTGCGGCTGTTGTCGGGGCGTTCACACCGGGTGTTCACGACCATTGCCGTGGTGTCGCCGGACGGGCGCGAGCGCTCCCGGGTTGTCGACACCAAGGTCCGCTTCAAGCGGCTGATGCGCGCCGACATGGATGCCTACCTGATGAGCGACGAATGGCGCGGCAAGGCCGGCGGCTACGCCATCCAGGGCAAGGCGTCCGCATTCGTGCGCTGGATGAGCGGGTCATACACCTGTGTGGTCGGCCTGCCGCTGCATGAAACCGTGCAGATGCTGCAGGCCGGCGGATATCCGGTTTACGGAAAGTGGGTTACGGAGACCTGA
- a CDS encoding arsenate reductase/protein-tyrosine-phosphatase family protein: MSTDLPGAVLFCCSHNAIRSPMAEGIMKYYYGHRVFVDSCGVRPTQRNEFIIEVLDEIGVDISKHKAKSFDDLVDSSFDLVVSLSPEAHHKAMELTRTMAIDVVYWPTIDPSLEMGSREQVLDAYRRCRDHLIKRMRDRFGETGLPKLR, encoded by the coding sequence ATGAGCACGGACCTGCCAGGTGCTGTGCTGTTTTGCTGCTCGCACAATGCCATCCGCTCGCCGATGGCCGAGGGCATCATGAAATATTACTACGGCCACCGGGTGTTTGTGGACAGTTGCGGTGTGCGTCCCACCCAGCGCAACGAGTTCATCATCGAGGTCCTCGACGAAATCGGGGTTGATATTTCCAAACACAAGGCCAAGTCGTTCGATGATCTTGTCGATTCCAGCTTCGACCTGGTGGTGTCGCTGTCTCCGGAAGCCCATCACAAGGCCATGGAACTGACCCGGACCATGGCCATTGACGTGGTGTACTGGCCGACCATCGACCCGTCACTGGAGATGGGCAGCAGGGAACAGGTGCTGGACGCCTATCGCAGATGCCGGGACCATCTGATCAAGCGGATGCGGGACCGCTTCGGTGAAACCGGATTGCCGAAACTGAGATGA
- a CDS encoding Ada metal-binding domain-containing protein, protein MLDFDLCNEARLRRDPAYDGVFFIAVKTTGIYCRPVCPVKQPLTKNVCYYPTAPAAERAGFRPCLRCRPETAPFCPAWNGTQTTVERALRLINDGALDNSSVERLALRLGVGSRQLARLFKRHVGASPVQTANTVRLQRAKRLLDNTGLSMTEVADQAGFGSVRRFNAAFHGLYKRSPSEHRKMARSAG, encoded by the coding sequence ATGTTGGATTTTGATCTGTGCAACGAAGCCCGGCTGCGGCGGGACCCGGCCTATGACGGTGTGTTTTTCATAGCCGTCAAGACAACCGGCATCTATTGCCGGCCGGTCTGTCCGGTAAAGCAGCCGTTGACGAAGAACGTCTGTTATTACCCGACAGCACCCGCCGCCGAACGTGCCGGCTTCCGGCCCTGTTTGCGCTGCCGCCCGGAAACGGCGCCTTTTTGTCCAGCCTGGAACGGTACGCAGACCACTGTCGAACGGGCGCTGCGACTGATCAATGACGGCGCGCTTGACAACAGCAGCGTCGAGCGGCTTGCGCTGCGACTGGGGGTCGGATCACGACAGCTGGCCAGGCTGTTCAAGCGCCATGTCGGCGCCAGCCCTGTGCAGACAGCGAACACCGTTCGCCTGCAGCGGGCCAAGCGGCTGCTGGACAATACCGGCCTGTCAATGACCGAAGTCGCCGACCAGGCGGGCTTTGGCAGCGTGCGGCGTTTCAATGCCGCTTTTCACGGTCTTTACAAACGGTCTCCCTCTGAGCACCGAAAGATGGCAAGATCAGCTGGCTGA
- a CDS encoding AAA family ATPase, whose protein sequence is MTGNRPTLHLLVGKIAAGKSTMAAELGRAPATVVVSEDHWLAALFAEELTSVGDYVRCSARLRTAMEPHLVGLLQSGVSVVLDFPANTPELRKWVRGVLDEAGCAHKLHFLDVPDDVCRDRLRRRNAAGDHAFAVTDEQFDLITKHFVAPSDEEGFKVVVYTHDEPG, encoded by the coding sequence ATGACCGGGAACAGACCAACACTACACTTGCTCGTCGGGAAGATCGCCGCTGGAAAATCGACCATGGCGGCTGAACTGGGCCGGGCGCCGGCTACCGTTGTTGTAAGCGAAGACCATTGGCTTGCTGCACTGTTTGCAGAAGAGCTGACTTCAGTCGGTGACTATGTCCGCTGCTCCGCCCGGCTTCGAACCGCCATGGAGCCGCATCTGGTTGGGCTTTTGCAGTCCGGTGTTTCCGTGGTTCTTGATTTTCCTGCCAACACACCTGAACTGCGAAAATGGGTCCGAGGCGTGCTGGACGAGGCCGGTTGCGCCCACAAGCTGCACTTCCTGGATGTACCGGATGATGTTTGCCGGGACCGGTTGCGCAGGCGCAATGCGGCGGGAGACCACGCCTTCGCGGTCACGGATGAACAGTTTGATCTCATAACGAAGCACTTCGTGGCACCATCTGACGAAGAGGGGTTCAAGGTTGTCGTGTACACTCATGATGAACCCGGCTGA
- the hisD gene encoding histidinol dehydrogenase, with the protein MTRWLNINDAGFEADFVRLLGDKREQAADVNDTVAAILADVRTRGDAAVADYTKQFDGFDLPETGARMSADQIEQEAEKCPADVLAALEAAASRIQAYHRRQVPDSERYTDDKGVELGHRWSAVQAAGLYVPGGLAAYPSSVLMNAIPAQVAGVERLVMVVPTPKGVINAQVIAAARIAGITEIHTIGGAQAVAALAYGTKTIEPVAKIVGPGNAFVAAAKRQVFGTVGIDMIAGPSEVLVMADSSANAGWIAADLLAQAEHDPSAQSILICDSEQLAREVSDAVDTQLATLPKADIAGASWREFGCIIKVDNLLDAVPLVDRLAPEHLEIVCENEDEIAGAVHNAGAIFLGAFTPEAVGDYVGGPNHVLPTARSARYSSGLNVLDFMKRTSILKCSADALRAIGPDAITIGRAEGLEAHARSVAMRLNLP; encoded by the coding sequence ATGACACGCTGGCTGAACATCAACGACGCCGGGTTCGAGGCGGATTTTGTCAGGCTGCTGGGCGACAAGCGTGAGCAGGCCGCAGACGTCAACGATACCGTGGCAGCCATTCTGGCAGATGTCCGAACCCGTGGTGATGCCGCGGTGGCTGACTACACAAAACAGTTCGACGGGTTCGACCTGCCTGAGACCGGCGCGCGCATGTCGGCGGACCAGATCGAGCAGGAAGCCGAAAAATGCCCGGCGGACGTGCTGGCCGCACTGGAGGCCGCGGCATCCCGCATCCAGGCCTATCATCGCCGGCAAGTGCCAGACAGTGAACGCTACACGGACGACAAGGGTGTCGAGCTTGGCCACCGCTGGAGCGCCGTTCAGGCAGCCGGGCTTTATGTGCCGGGCGGGCTTGCCGCCTATCCGTCCTCGGTGCTGATGAATGCCATCCCGGCGCAGGTGGCCGGCGTTGAACGGCTGGTCATGGTGGTGCCGACACCAAAGGGTGTCATCAACGCCCAGGTGATCGCAGCAGCACGCATTGCCGGCATTACCGAAATCCACACCATCGGCGGGGCACAAGCCGTGGCGGCGCTGGCTTACGGCACCAAAACCATCGAACCGGTCGCCAAGATCGTCGGCCCGGGCAATGCCTTCGTGGCAGCCGCCAAAAGGCAGGTGTTCGGCACCGTCGGCATCGACATGATTGCCGGCCCGTCCGAGGTTCTTGTCATGGCCGACAGCAGCGCCAATGCAGGCTGGATTGCAGCCGACCTGCTGGCGCAGGCTGAACATGACCCGTCGGCCCAGTCGATCCTGATATGCGACAGCGAGCAACTGGCGCGCGAGGTGTCGGATGCTGTCGATACCCAGCTTGCGACCTTGCCGAAGGCCGACATTGCGGGGGCGAGCTGGCGCGAGTTCGGCTGCATCATCAAGGTCGACAACCTGCTGGATGCAGTGCCGCTGGTAGACCGGCTGGCACCGGAGCATCTGGAGATTGTCTGCGAAAACGAAGACGAGATTGCCGGAGCCGTTCACAATGCCGGCGCCATTTTCCTGGGCGCCTTTACACCGGAAGCCGTCGGCGACTATGTCGGCGGGCCCAACCACGTACTGCCGACGGCGCGCAGCGCAAGATATTCTTCCGGGCTCAACGTGCTCGACTTCATGAAACGCACATCCATCCTGAAATGCAGCGCGGATGCGCTGCGGGCCATTGGCCCGGACGCCATCACCATCGGGCGCGCGGAAGGCCTGGAGGCCCATGCACGGTCGGTAGCCATGCGGTTGAACTTGCCCTGA
- a CDS encoding methylated-DNA--[protein]-cysteine S-methyltransferase, with translation MTGKSAEPLVYGYLDSPVGQLLLVADADHLRGISFPEGSRKQEPQTGWRRDDAWFPDTTAQLRAYFAGELKEFNLPLLFDGTPFQNSVWQALCDIPYGETTSYGALASTVGNAKASRAVGAANGANPLPIVAPCHRVIGADNSLTGFGGGVDVKHFLLTHEKARGYQGQLF, from the coding sequence TTGACGGGCAAATCTGCGGAACCACTGGTTTACGGCTATCTTGACAGCCCGGTAGGGCAACTCCTGCTGGTCGCGGATGCAGATCATCTGCGTGGCATCAGTTTTCCCGAAGGCAGCAGGAAGCAGGAGCCGCAAACGGGTTGGCGCCGCGATGATGCCTGGTTCCCGGACACCACCGCGCAATTGCGGGCATATTTTGCAGGGGAGTTGAAAGAGTTCAACTTGCCGCTGTTGTTCGACGGCACGCCGTTTCAGAATTCTGTGTGGCAAGCCTTGTGTGATATTCCTTACGGCGAGACAACCTCTTATGGCGCATTGGCGTCAACGGTTGGCAATGCCAAGGCCAGCCGCGCGGTCGGCGCAGCCAACGGCGCCAATCCGTTACCAATAGTGGCGCCCTGTCACCGCGTCATCGGTGCCGATAACTCCCTGACTGGCTTCGGCGGTGGTGTGGATGTGAAGCACTTCCTGCTGACCCACGAAAAGGCCAGGGGCTACCAGGGTCAGTTGTTCTGA
- a CDS encoding UPF0262 family protein, translating into MDTDNNRLVAVNLDNTLSKTFSADVDHERKVAIYDLIESNSFQVVGKPEGPYSLNLSIDGTKLVFNVCNEAGDTLSVIALALSPLRRIVKDYYGICESYYQAIRTATPSQIETIDMARRGLHNEGSQVLMDRLDGKIAVDFDTARRLFTLVCVLHWRG; encoded by the coding sequence ATGGACACCGACAATAACAGACTGGTCGCCGTCAACCTGGACAATACGCTGTCCAAGACCTTCTCGGCCGACGTGGACCACGAGCGCAAGGTGGCAATCTACGACCTGATCGAGAGCAACAGTTTCCAGGTCGTCGGCAAGCCTGAAGGGCCCTACTCCCTCAATCTGTCAATCGACGGCACCAAGCTTGTGTTCAATGTGTGCAATGAGGCCGGCGATACCTTGAGCGTCATCGCGCTGGCCCTGTCGCCGCTGCGGCGCATCGTGAAGGACTATTACGGCATCTGTGAAAGCTATTACCAGGCTATTCGCACGGCAACGCCGAGCCAGATCGAAACCATCGACATGGCCCGGCGCGGGCTGCACAACGAAGGCAGCCAGGTTCTGATGGACAGGCTGGACGGCAAGATTGCCGTGGACTTCGACACAGCACGGCGCCTGTTCACGCTGGTCTGCGTGCTGCATTGGCGCGGCTGA
- a CDS encoding helix-turn-helix domain-containing protein yields the protein MKHGYIGARLRAARTSKKVSVQQLAGKMGIAIETILDIEAGATLGHSSTIIEMGKVLGLSLTDLFGPTEDSNIIPFPKIERDK from the coding sequence GTGAAACATGGCTACATAGGGGCGCGACTGCGCGCCGCGAGAACGTCAAAGAAGGTATCTGTCCAGCAACTGGCCGGCAAAATGGGCATTGCGATCGAGACGATTCTGGATATCGAGGCCGGTGCCACACTCGGGCATTCGTCAACGATCATTGAAATGGGCAAGGTACTGGGCCTGTCTCTGACAGACCTGTTCGGACCGACCGAAGACTCCAACATTATCCCGTTCCCAAAAATCGAACGCGACAAATGA
- a CDS encoding DUF2948 family protein — protein sequence MGDTPAIKIAALDDEDLAVISAHLQDAVMPVGDLRWMKATGKLAIVANRYVHFGNKGGSGERRLCGVQISRVRRVSSRNIMMNDKTAIVSLLAMTFIPGADAPEGTIELSFAGGGAVRIEVECIEVAMADLSEAWPARARPDHDAGPEDTSSKGARK from the coding sequence ATGGGCGACACTCCCGCTATAAAGATTGCCGCACTGGATGATGAGGATCTGGCGGTCATTTCCGCGCATTTGCAGGATGCGGTGATGCCGGTGGGCGATCTTCGCTGGATGAAGGCCACCGGCAAGCTGGCAATCGTGGCCAACCGCTATGTCCACTTCGGCAACAAGGGCGGCAGCGGCGAGCGGCGGTTGTGCGGGGTACAGATATCCCGGGTCCGCCGGGTAAGTTCGCGCAACATCATGATGAACGACAAGACGGCTATCGTGTCCCTGCTCGCCATGACATTCATCCCCGGCGCCGATGCACCGGAAGGCACCATCGAGCTGTCGTTCGCAGGCGGCGGGGCGGTGCGTATCGAGGTCGAATGCATTGAAGTGGCAATGGCAGACCTGAGTGAGGCCTGGCCGGCCCGGGCCCGGCCGGACCATGACGCTGGACCTGAAGACACCAGTTCGAAGGGCGCACGGAAATGA
- a CDS encoding GNAT family N-acetyltransferase → MHLTKPVLTGAAVRLRPLVADDAAAMYASLDDPESMRLTGTQSAFTFEQVKRHCEHVEHADDRLDYAIEVASQPVGEVVLNCVDDINRSASFRIAIWYNDHRNRGIGTEATRLLVRHGFDVVGLNRIELEVYSFNPRARRVYENAGFRLEGTRRQALLWDGEFVDAHTMAMLREDFPVV, encoded by the coding sequence TTGCACCTGACAAAGCCCGTCCTGACCGGTGCCGCAGTGCGGCTTCGGCCCCTGGTCGCCGACGACGCAGCGGCCATGTATGCAAGCCTCGATGATCCGGAGAGCATGCGCCTGACCGGCACCCAGTCGGCTTTTACGTTTGAGCAGGTCAAGCGCCATTGCGAACACGTCGAACATGCTGATGATCGGCTCGACTATGCCATTGAGGTTGCAAGCCAGCCTGTCGGAGAGGTGGTCCTGAACTGCGTCGATGATATCAACCGGTCAGCCTCGTTTCGAATAGCGATCTGGTACAATGACCACCGGAACCGGGGCATCGGAACCGAGGCAACCCGGCTGCTGGTCAGGCACGGGTTTGACGTGGTCGGCCTGAACCGGATCGAACTTGAAGTCTACTCGTTCAATCCGAGGGCCAGGCGGGTCTATGAAAACGCCGGCTTCAGACTGGAAGGCACCCGCCGGCAGGCGCTTTTGTGGGACGGCGAATTTGTCGACGCTCATACCATGGCAATGCTCAGGGAAGATTTCCCGGTCGTGTGA
- the yacG gene encoding DNA gyrase inhibitor YacG, translated as MSDPQGPGGRKPEPPVRLRTRRPCPLCQQPSKQKYHPFCSARCADIDLHRWLGGQYAIPAADPPDFDETGESLSPKRDDGGESA; from the coding sequence ATGAGCGATCCACAAGGTCCGGGCGGCAGGAAGCCGGAACCGCCGGTAAGGTTGCGCACCAGGCGCCCGTGTCCGCTGTGCCAGCAACCCTCGAAACAGAAATATCATCCGTTTTGTTCAGCCCGCTGTGCCGACATCGACCTGCACCGCTGGCTGGGCGGCCAATACGCCATTCCGGCCGCCGATCCGCCTGATTTCGACGAGACCGGAGAGAGCCTGTCGCCCAAGCGCGACGATGGCGGCGAGAGCGCATAA